In Candidatus Micrarchaeia archaeon, the sequence CAGCAAACGGGGAATTAAAAGAGTATAATCCTGAATTGATTAAATCTTTTGAAGAACTAAGGCCTGTTAAGGTATTGATTAGTTTTGCTGATAAGTTTAGCAAAGTTTTCAAGGAAATGAATGCTAGTGTAATAATAAGAACTAATTATAACAGGTTTATTGATTTTATTCGCTTTAATGCTGTAATTTTTCAAAACCAAAGGGAATGGTTAGATACTAACACTATTTTTGCGCAAGCAGAGGATTATGATAAAGCGGTGGAATGGTTTACTCACTTGTTCAAGAATCAGTGCTTATTGCCAATTACTAAGGATCAGCAGAAGTTAATCCAAATAGTTTGGGATTTAAAACAAGCAACAACTGAAGAAATAATCTCACAGGCTACTTTTGCAGGAAGATCATGGATTTACATTAATTTGAATGTATTAACAGATAAAGGATTCTTAGAAAAAACAAGAATAGAAGATGAATCAGGCTTCTCAAAAAAGAAACTAGACTCATATATAGCAACAGGGCAAATTAAGATAAAACTGCCTTACTGGTGCGATTTAGAGTAATTGGAATAATCCAAGTTTTTATTTTATATATTACTTTGAAACTATTAATAATTCTATGGATAAAGAACTTGAACGATTCTTCGAACCATGGGAATTAAAAATCCTAGAGATAATAGAAGAAGCTAAAAAAGAGAAAGAAGAAAAGAAAAAAGAATAAAATTATTAGATATTTGATTATTTAGTTATTATTAATACTATTTCTCCTGCTTGTGTTAGTTTTTTGTTTAAAATAAATCCATATTCTGTTAATATTTTTCTTTGATAATAAAAAGATGAATGGCTTAATGGATGAGTTTTTTCTGGATTTCTTGAATGTTCTAAAACTTCTTTTTGATTTTTAGTTAATTTAATTTTTAAATTTGGCATTCTATCAATTTTTCCAGTTTTTTGATTGTAATATCCAATTAATTCAATATTTTTATTATTAAATGCAGCATAATTCATTCCAAAACATCTTGTTTTTAATCCACTAGAGATATCAATAATAATTCTATCATTAATGTGGGTTTTTATTATTTGTAAACATTTTTTACAATTATTAACTGGATCAATTTCACATTCAATAAATTCATAATCAATTAAATCTTTGTTCCATTCTTGTTTTACTTTATTTATTGCATATGATTGAGTTGAATCTTTTTCAAAATCAACAAAAAAATAAATTTTATCTGGTTTTCCTCCTAAATTGGCATCAAAGAAATTCTTGAAAGTATTGTAACTGTAAAAGCTGGATATTAATATTAATTTACTCATAAGTATAATTATTTCGAATAAATTCTTAAATTTATTGGATTATATCAAAAATATTGTACTAGTCCAATTTTTATTGGATATTGTTTATATTTGATTATAACATTAATTTAATATGGTAATTTATAGAAAAGTAAAACGAGCAGTAGATGGAGACACATTAGAGACATACAGAAAATTTAATGGAACTAATTATATTAGATTAAATGGAATTAATACTCCTGAAAAAGGTCAAAGAGGATATTTAATTGCAAAAAGAAAAATGCAAAGAGTTGAAAATAAAGTAATAACAGTTACTCCAAAAGCAAGAGATAAATATGGTAGAATTGTTGCTGATGTTAGATATAAGAGGAAAAAAGTAAGATGATTGAATTTTTAGCAGGAATAGGATTTTTTATTATAGGTTGGGGAGCTGTAGCTTTAATATTTAGTATATTTACTGGAATAAGTTTCCAAATTTCTGCAATTATTGGATTAATAGTAACATTATTAGTTGGTGGTTTAAT encodes:
- a CDS encoding DUF6293 family protein, which translates into the protein MSKLILISSFYSYNTFKNFFDANLGGKPDKIYFFVDFEKDSTQSYAINKVKQEWNKDLIDYEFIECEIDPVNNCKKCLQIIKTHINDRIIIDISSGLKTRCFGMNYAAFNNKNIELIGYYNQKTGKIDRMPNLKIKLTKNQKEVLEHSRNPEKTHPLSHSSFYYQRKILTEYGFILNKKLTQAGEIVLIITK
- a CDS encoding thermonuclease family protein, encoding MVIYRKVKRAVDGDTLETYRKFNGTNYIRLNGINTPEKGQRGYLIAKRKMQRVENKVITVTPKARDKYGRIVADVRYKRKKVR